From Pseudorca crassidens isolate mPseCra1 chromosome 7, mPseCra1.hap1, whole genome shotgun sequence, a single genomic window includes:
- the ASPN gene encoding asporin isoform X1: protein MVENSTFRRTYSLLTRVNGASPQEIVAPDYFEVLDRSPTQDDMKEYVLLVFLTLCSAKPLFHPSYLTLKNMMLKDMEDEGDSDANNSLFPTREPINPFFPFDLFPTCPFGCQCYSRVVHCSDLGLSSVPSNIPFDTRMVDLQNNKIMEIKENDFKGLISLYALILNNNKLTKIHPKAFQTTKKLRRLYLSHNQLSEIPLNLPKSLAELRIHDNKVKKIQKETFKGMNSLHVLEMSANPLDNNGIEPGAFEGVTVFHIRIAEAKLTSIPKELPSTLLELHLDYNKISTVELEDFKRYKDLQRLGLGNNRITDIENGSLANIPRVREIHLENNKLKKIPSGLQELKYLQIIFLHSNSITKVGVNDFCPTVPKMKKSLYSAISLFNNPVKYWEVQPATFRCVLSRMSVQLGNFRK, encoded by the exons TTCTAGACCGGTCCCCTACACAGGACGACATGAAGGAGTATGTGCTCCTAGTGTTCTTGACTTTGTGCTCTGCCAAACCCTTATTTCACCCTTCGTACCTGACACTGAAGAATATGATGCTGAAGGACATGGAAGACGAAGGTGACAGTGATGCTAACAACTCTCTTTTCCCAACAAGAGAGCCAATTAACCCCTTCTTCCCATTCGATCTGTTTCCAACATGTCCGTTTGGATGCCAGTGCTACTCGAGAGTTGTACACTGTTCTGATCTAG GTTTGTCCTCTGTCCCAAGCAATATTCCATTTGATACCCGAATGGTTGAccttcaaaacaataaaattatggaaatcaaagaaaatgattttaaaggaCTCATCTCACTTTAT GCTTTGATTCTGAACAACAACAAACTAACAAAGATTCACCCCAAAGCCTTTCAAACCACAAAGAAGTTGCGAAGGCTATATCTGTCCCACAATCAACTAAGTGAAATACCACTTAATCTTCCCAAATCGTTAGCAGAACTCAGAATTCATGAcaataaagttaagaaaatacaaaaggaGACATTCAAAGGAATGAATTCTTTACATGTGCTAG AAATGAGTGCAAACCCTCTTGATAACAATGGGATTGAACCAGGGGCATTTGAAGGGGTAACAGTGTTTCATATCAGAATTGCAGAAGCAAAATTGACCTCAATTCCTAAAG AACTACCTTCAACTTTACTGGAGCTACATTTAGACTATAATAAAATTTCAACTGTGGAACTAGAGGATTTTAAACGATACAAAGATCTGCAAAG GCTGGGTCTAGGAAACAACAGAATCACAGATATCGAAAATGGAAGTCTTGCTAACATACCACGTGTGAGAGAAATACACTTGGAAaacaataaactgaaaaaaatccctTCAGGATTACAAGAGTTGAAATACCTCCAG ATAATCTTCCTTCATTCTAATTCAATTACGAAAGTGGGAGTGAATGACTTCTGCCCCACCGTGCCAAAGATGAAGAAGTCTTTATACAGTGCAATAAGTTTATTCAACAACCCAGTGAAGTATTGGGAAGTACAACCTGCAACATTTCGTTGTGTTTTGAGCAGAATGAGTGTTCAGCTTGGGAACTTCAGAAAGTAA
- the ASPN gene encoding asporin isoform X3: MVENSTFRRTYSLLTRVNGASPQEIVAPDYFEVLDRSPTQDDMKEYVLLVFLTLCSAKPLFHPSYLTLKNMMLKDMEDEGDSDANNSLFPTREPINPFFPFDLFPTCPFGCQCYSRVVHCSDLGLSSVPSNIPFDTRMVDLQNNKIMEIKENDFKGLISLYALILNNNKLTKIHPKAFQTTKKLRRLYLSHNQLSEIPLNLPKSLAELRIHDNKVKKIQKETFKGMNSLHVLEMSANPLDNNGIEPGAFEGVTVFHIRIAEAKLTSIPKELPSTLLELHLDYNKISTVELEDFKRYKDLQRLGLGNNRITDIENGSLANIPRVREIHLENNKLKKIPSGLQELKYLQDLQIHQPLKTKANSTVTKKQRTPLSHTSEQC, translated from the exons TTCTAGACCGGTCCCCTACACAGGACGACATGAAGGAGTATGTGCTCCTAGTGTTCTTGACTTTGTGCTCTGCCAAACCCTTATTTCACCCTTCGTACCTGACACTGAAGAATATGATGCTGAAGGACATGGAAGACGAAGGTGACAGTGATGCTAACAACTCTCTTTTCCCAACAAGAGAGCCAATTAACCCCTTCTTCCCATTCGATCTGTTTCCAACATGTCCGTTTGGATGCCAGTGCTACTCGAGAGTTGTACACTGTTCTGATCTAG GTTTGTCCTCTGTCCCAAGCAATATTCCATTTGATACCCGAATGGTTGAccttcaaaacaataaaattatggaaatcaaagaaaatgattttaaaggaCTCATCTCACTTTAT GCTTTGATTCTGAACAACAACAAACTAACAAAGATTCACCCCAAAGCCTTTCAAACCACAAAGAAGTTGCGAAGGCTATATCTGTCCCACAATCAACTAAGTGAAATACCACTTAATCTTCCCAAATCGTTAGCAGAACTCAGAATTCATGAcaataaagttaagaaaatacaaaaggaGACATTCAAAGGAATGAATTCTTTACATGTGCTAG AAATGAGTGCAAACCCTCTTGATAACAATGGGATTGAACCAGGGGCATTTGAAGGGGTAACAGTGTTTCATATCAGAATTGCAGAAGCAAAATTGACCTCAATTCCTAAAG AACTACCTTCAACTTTACTGGAGCTACATTTAGACTATAATAAAATTTCAACTGTGGAACTAGAGGATTTTAAACGATACAAAGATCTGCAAAG GCTGGGTCTAGGAAACAACAGAATCACAGATATCGAAAATGGAAGTCTTGCTAACATACCACGTGTGAGAGAAATACACTTGGAAaacaataaactgaaaaaaatccctTCAGGATTACAAGAGTTGAAATACCTCCAG GATTTGCAAATTCATCAGCCCCTGAAAACTAAAGCAAACTCAACAG TGACAAAAAAACAGCGAACGCCTCTGAGCCATACATCTGAGCAATGCTAG
- the ASPN gene encoding asporin isoform X2 encodes MVENSTFRRTYSLLTRVNGASPQEIVAPDYFEVLDRSPTQDDMKEYVLLVFLTLCSAKPLFHPSYLTLKNMMLKDMEDEGDSDANNSLFPTREPINPFFPFDLFPTCPFGCQCYSRVVHCSDLGLSSVPSNIPFDTRMVDLQNNKIMEIKENDFKGLISLYALILNNNKLTKIHPKAFQTTKKLRRLYLSHNQLSEIPLNLPKSLAELRIHDNKVKKIQKETFKGMNSLHVLEMSANPLDNNGIEPGAFEGVTVFHIRIAEAKLTSIPKELPSTLLELHLDYNKISTVELEDFKRYKDLQRLGLGNNRITDIENGSLANIPRVREIHLENNKLKKIPSGLQELKYLQDLQIHQPLKTKANSTGQKKEHGLFKSSVCPFLLSWSQSILPV; translated from the exons TTCTAGACCGGTCCCCTACACAGGACGACATGAAGGAGTATGTGCTCCTAGTGTTCTTGACTTTGTGCTCTGCCAAACCCTTATTTCACCCTTCGTACCTGACACTGAAGAATATGATGCTGAAGGACATGGAAGACGAAGGTGACAGTGATGCTAACAACTCTCTTTTCCCAACAAGAGAGCCAATTAACCCCTTCTTCCCATTCGATCTGTTTCCAACATGTCCGTTTGGATGCCAGTGCTACTCGAGAGTTGTACACTGTTCTGATCTAG GTTTGTCCTCTGTCCCAAGCAATATTCCATTTGATACCCGAATGGTTGAccttcaaaacaataaaattatggaaatcaaagaaaatgattttaaaggaCTCATCTCACTTTAT GCTTTGATTCTGAACAACAACAAACTAACAAAGATTCACCCCAAAGCCTTTCAAACCACAAAGAAGTTGCGAAGGCTATATCTGTCCCACAATCAACTAAGTGAAATACCACTTAATCTTCCCAAATCGTTAGCAGAACTCAGAATTCATGAcaataaagttaagaaaatacaaaaggaGACATTCAAAGGAATGAATTCTTTACATGTGCTAG AAATGAGTGCAAACCCTCTTGATAACAATGGGATTGAACCAGGGGCATTTGAAGGGGTAACAGTGTTTCATATCAGAATTGCAGAAGCAAAATTGACCTCAATTCCTAAAG AACTACCTTCAACTTTACTGGAGCTACATTTAGACTATAATAAAATTTCAACTGTGGAACTAGAGGATTTTAAACGATACAAAGATCTGCAAAG GCTGGGTCTAGGAAACAACAGAATCACAGATATCGAAAATGGAAGTCTTGCTAACATACCACGTGTGAGAGAAATACACTTGGAAaacaataaactgaaaaaaatccctTCAGGATTACAAGAGTTGAAATACCTCCAG GATTTGCAAATTCATCAGCCCCTGAAAACTAAAGCAAACTCAACAG GACAAAAAAAGGAACATGGGCTTTTCAAGTCCAGTgtgtgtccttttcttctttcttggagTCAAAGTATATTGCCAGTATGA
- the ASPN gene encoding asporin isoform X5 — MKEYVLLVFLTLCSAKPLFHPSYLTLKNMMLKDMEDEGDSDANNSLFPTREPINPFFPFDLFPTCPFGCQCYSRVVHCSDLGLSSVPSNIPFDTRMVDLQNNKIMEIKENDFKGLISLYALILNNNKLTKIHPKAFQTTKKLRRLYLSHNQLSEIPLNLPKSLAELRIHDNKVKKIQKETFKGMNSLHVLEMSANPLDNNGIEPGAFEGVTVFHIRIAEAKLTSIPKELPSTLLELHLDYNKISTVELEDFKRYKDLQRLGLGNNRITDIENGSLANIPRVREIHLENNKLKKIPSGLQELKYLQIIFLHSNSITKVGVNDFCPTVPKMKKSLYSAISLFNNPVKYWEVQPATFRCVLSRMSVQLGNFRK; from the exons ATGAAGGAGTATGTGCTCCTAGTGTTCTTGACTTTGTGCTCTGCCAAACCCTTATTTCACCCTTCGTACCTGACACTGAAGAATATGATGCTGAAGGACATGGAAGACGAAGGTGACAGTGATGCTAACAACTCTCTTTTCCCAACAAGAGAGCCAATTAACCCCTTCTTCCCATTCGATCTGTTTCCAACATGTCCGTTTGGATGCCAGTGCTACTCGAGAGTTGTACACTGTTCTGATCTAG GTTTGTCCTCTGTCCCAAGCAATATTCCATTTGATACCCGAATGGTTGAccttcaaaacaataaaattatggaaatcaaagaaaatgattttaaaggaCTCATCTCACTTTAT GCTTTGATTCTGAACAACAACAAACTAACAAAGATTCACCCCAAAGCCTTTCAAACCACAAAGAAGTTGCGAAGGCTATATCTGTCCCACAATCAACTAAGTGAAATACCACTTAATCTTCCCAAATCGTTAGCAGAACTCAGAATTCATGAcaataaagttaagaaaatacaaaaggaGACATTCAAAGGAATGAATTCTTTACATGTGCTAG AAATGAGTGCAAACCCTCTTGATAACAATGGGATTGAACCAGGGGCATTTGAAGGGGTAACAGTGTTTCATATCAGAATTGCAGAAGCAAAATTGACCTCAATTCCTAAAG AACTACCTTCAACTTTACTGGAGCTACATTTAGACTATAATAAAATTTCAACTGTGGAACTAGAGGATTTTAAACGATACAAAGATCTGCAAAG GCTGGGTCTAGGAAACAACAGAATCACAGATATCGAAAATGGAAGTCTTGCTAACATACCACGTGTGAGAGAAATACACTTGGAAaacaataaactgaaaaaaatccctTCAGGATTACAAGAGTTGAAATACCTCCAG ATAATCTTCCTTCATTCTAATTCAATTACGAAAGTGGGAGTGAATGACTTCTGCCCCACCGTGCCAAAGATGAAGAAGTCTTTATACAGTGCAATAAGTTTATTCAACAACCCAGTGAAGTATTGGGAAGTACAACCTGCAACATTTCGTTGTGTTTTGAGCAGAATGAGTGTTCAGCTTGGGAACTTCAGAAAGTAA
- the ASPN gene encoding asporin isoform X4, protein MVENSTFRRTYSLLTRVNGASPQEIVAPDYFEVLDRSPTQDDMKEYVLLVFLTLCSAKPLFHPSYLTLKNMMLKDMEDEGDSDANNSLFPTREPINPFFPFDLFPTCPFGCQCYSRVVHCSDLGLSSVPSNIPFDTRMVDLQNNKIMEIKENDFKGLISLYALILNNNKLTKIHPKAFQTTKKLRRLYLSHNQLSEIPLNLPKSLAELRIHDNKVKKIQKETFKGMNSLHVLEMSANPLDNNGIEPGAFEGVTVFHIRIAEAKLTSIPKELPSTLLELHLDYNKISTVELEDFKRYKDLQRLGLGNNRITDIENGSLANIPRVREIHLENNKLKKIPSGLQELKYLQDLQIHQPLKTKANSTVSVAYQQNN, encoded by the exons TTCTAGACCGGTCCCCTACACAGGACGACATGAAGGAGTATGTGCTCCTAGTGTTCTTGACTTTGTGCTCTGCCAAACCCTTATTTCACCCTTCGTACCTGACACTGAAGAATATGATGCTGAAGGACATGGAAGACGAAGGTGACAGTGATGCTAACAACTCTCTTTTCCCAACAAGAGAGCCAATTAACCCCTTCTTCCCATTCGATCTGTTTCCAACATGTCCGTTTGGATGCCAGTGCTACTCGAGAGTTGTACACTGTTCTGATCTAG GTTTGTCCTCTGTCCCAAGCAATATTCCATTTGATACCCGAATGGTTGAccttcaaaacaataaaattatggaaatcaaagaaaatgattttaaaggaCTCATCTCACTTTAT GCTTTGATTCTGAACAACAACAAACTAACAAAGATTCACCCCAAAGCCTTTCAAACCACAAAGAAGTTGCGAAGGCTATATCTGTCCCACAATCAACTAAGTGAAATACCACTTAATCTTCCCAAATCGTTAGCAGAACTCAGAATTCATGAcaataaagttaagaaaatacaaaaggaGACATTCAAAGGAATGAATTCTTTACATGTGCTAG AAATGAGTGCAAACCCTCTTGATAACAATGGGATTGAACCAGGGGCATTTGAAGGGGTAACAGTGTTTCATATCAGAATTGCAGAAGCAAAATTGACCTCAATTCCTAAAG AACTACCTTCAACTTTACTGGAGCTACATTTAGACTATAATAAAATTTCAACTGTGGAACTAGAGGATTTTAAACGATACAAAGATCTGCAAAG GCTGGGTCTAGGAAACAACAGAATCACAGATATCGAAAATGGAAGTCTTGCTAACATACCACGTGTGAGAGAAATACACTTGGAAaacaataaactgaaaaaaatccctTCAGGATTACAAGAGTTGAAATACCTCCAG GATTTGCAAATTCATCAGCCCCTGAAAACTAAAGCAAACTCAACAG TTTCTGTGGCATACCAACAAaacaattaa